The Lutibacter profundi genome includes a region encoding these proteins:
- a CDS encoding asparaginase, translated as MATKPKILLIYTGGTIGMVKDYKTRALKTFNFDKLLKHIPEINQLNCTINNISFKEPIDSSNMSPSNWILIASIIEENYKNYDGFVVLHGSDTMSYTSSAISFMFENLTKPIIFTGSQLPIGDLRTDAKENLITSIEIASSQENGVPIISEVCLYFEYKLYRANRTTKINAEHFEAFTSPNFPPLAISGVHLKFNKQLIYTPNNRKPLKVRKHLNSNIAILKIFPGITESVIASILENNTLKGVILETYGSGNAPTKQWFLNLLKKTIDKGIPIINVTQCTSGNVIMGQYETSVELEKIGVINGNDITTESALAKLMYLLGENIEKNKFKSIFETSLRGEISIIE; from the coding sequence ATGGCAACAAAACCAAAAATACTTTTAATATATACGGGAGGAACAATAGGTATGGTTAAAGATTATAAAACAAGAGCACTTAAAACTTTTAATTTTGATAAACTTTTGAAGCATATTCCAGAGATAAATCAATTAAATTGTACAATAAACAATATCTCATTTAAAGAACCTATTGATTCTTCAAATATGAGCCCTTCAAATTGGATTTTAATTGCAAGTATTATTGAAGAAAATTATAAAAACTATGATGGATTTGTTGTTTTACATGGTTCAGACACAATGTCTTATACTTCATCAGCTATCAGTTTTATGTTTGAAAATTTAACAAAACCAATAATTTTCACAGGTTCACAATTGCCAATAGGAGATTTAAGAACTGATGCTAAGGAAAATTTGATTACTTCAATTGAAATTGCTTCTTCCCAAGAAAATGGCGTCCCAATTATTTCAGAAGTATGTTTGTATTTTGAATATAAATTATACAGAGCGAATAGAACAACGAAAATTAACGCAGAGCATTTTGAAGCATTTACATCTCCTAATTTTCCGCCATTAGCAATTAGTGGAGTTCATTTAAAATTTAACAAGCAGCTAATTTATACGCCAAATAATAGAAAACCATTAAAAGTTAGGAAGCATTTAAATAGCAATATTGCTATTTTAAAAATATTTCCAGGAATAACAGAATCCGTTATTGCCAGTATTTTAGAAAATAATACTTTAAAAGGAGTAATTTTAGAAACATATGGATCTGGAAATGCACCTACTAAACAATGGTTTCTTAATTTATTAAAAAAAACGATAGATAAAGGAATACCCATTATAAATGTAACTCAATGTACAAGTGGAAATGTAATTATGGGTCAATATGAAACAAGTGTTGAACTTGAAAAAATAGGTGTTATCAATGGAAATGACATTACAACTGAATCTGCATTGGCTAAATTAATGTACTTATTGGGAGAAAATATTGAAAAAAATAAATTTAAATCAATTTTTGAGACTTCATTAAGAGGGGAAATAAGTATTATTGAGTGA
- the accC gene encoding acetyl-CoA carboxylase biotin carboxylase subunit: protein MFKKILIANRGEIALRVIRTCREIGIKTVAVYSTADAESLHVRFADEAVCIGPALSSESYLKMSAILAAAEITNADAIHPGYGFLSENAKFSKLCEEHNIKFIGASADMISKMGDKASARATMKAAGVPTIPGSEGLLETFEEAKKLANEMGYPVMLKATAGGGGKGMRAVWKKEDLKENWDAARQEAFACFGNDGMYLEKLIEEPHHIEIQIIGDSLGNACHLSERDCSIQRRHQKLTEESPSPFMTPSLRKKMGDAAVKAAEYIKYEGAGTIEFLVDKHRNFYFMEMNTRIQVEHPITEQVIDYDLIYEQIKVAAGIPISGKNYLPKLYSIECRINAEDPYKDFRPSPGKITTLHIPGGHGIRVDTHVYAGYIIPSNYDSMIAKLITTAQTREVAISKMRRALDEFVIEGVKTTIPFHRQLMDDPDYIAGNYTTKFMEDFELKPEEN, encoded by the coding sequence ATGTTTAAAAAAATATTAATTGCCAATAGAGGTGAAATAGCTTTACGAGTTATTAGAACTTGTAGGGAAATTGGAATAAAAACAGTAGCTGTATATTCAACTGCTGATGCAGAAAGTTTACATGTTCGTTTTGCTGATGAAGCAGTATGTATAGGTCCAGCATTAAGTAGTGAATCTTATTTAAAAATGTCAGCAATTTTAGCTGCTGCTGAAATTACAAATGCAGATGCAATACATCCAGGATATGGTTTTTTATCTGAAAATGCTAAATTCTCAAAATTATGTGAAGAACATAATATTAAATTTATAGGTGCTTCTGCAGATATGATAAGTAAAATGGGAGATAAGGCATCAGCACGTGCTACTATGAAAGCTGCAGGTGTGCCTACAATTCCAGGATCTGAAGGACTGCTAGAAACATTTGAAGAGGCTAAGAAATTAGCTAATGAAATGGGGTATCCTGTAATGCTAAAAGCTACTGCAGGAGGCGGAGGGAAAGGAATGAGAGCTGTTTGGAAAAAAGAAGATTTAAAAGAGAATTGGGATGCGGCCAGGCAAGAGGCTTTTGCTTGTTTTGGAAATGATGGAATGTATTTAGAAAAACTAATTGAAGAACCACATCATATTGAAATTCAAATAATTGGTGATTCACTAGGGAATGCTTGTCATTTATCTGAGAGAGATTGTTCTATTCAGCGTCGCCATCAGAAATTAACAGAAGAATCACCATCTCCATTTATGACTCCTTCGTTAAGAAAAAAAATGGGTGATGCTGCGGTAAAAGCGGCTGAATATATTAAATATGAAGGTGCAGGAACTATTGAATTTTTAGTTGATAAGCATAGGAATTTCTACTTTATGGAGATGAATACAAGAATTCAGGTAGAGCATCCAATTACTGAGCAGGTGATAGATTATGATTTGATTTATGAGCAAATAAAAGTAGCGGCAGGAATTCCTATTTCAGGAAAAAATTATTTACCTAAACTATATTCTATTGAATGTAGAATTAATGCTGAAGATCCATACAAAGATTTTAGGCCATCACCAGGAAAGATAACAACATTACATATACCAGGAGGTCATGGAATTAGGGTTGATACACATGTGTATGCAGGTTATATTATTCCTTCGAATTATGATTCTATGATTGCCAAATTAATTACAACTGCTCAAACTCGTGAAGTTGCAATAAGTAAAATGAGAAGAGCTTTAGATGAATTTGTAATTGAAGGTGTAAAAACAACAATTCCATTTCACAGACAGTTAATGGATGACCCAGATTATATAGCGGGGAATTATACGACTAAATTTATGGAAGATTTTGAACTGAAACCAGAAGAAAATTAA
- a CDS encoding YceD family protein translates to MKDLKEFDISFIGLKEGIHQFDYIIEKKFFDFFNYEEFYNSNIKVALSFLKKTTIYELHFDFKGWVEVTCDVTNELFKYPIETSIDLIVNFGDEFNDENEELLILPYAEHKMNVAQYIYEAIILGLPLRKIHPGVNDGTLHSVVLDKLKELEIKEEKETENKKIDPRWDKLKDILIDKNTSNGTS, encoded by the coding sequence ATGAAAGATTTAAAAGAGTTTGATATTTCTTTTATAGGTTTAAAGGAAGGAATACATCAGTTTGACTATATAATAGAAAAGAAGTTCTTTGATTTTTTTAATTATGAAGAGTTTTATAACTCAAATATAAAAGTAGCATTATCCTTTTTAAAAAAAACCACAATCTATGAGTTGCATTTTGATTTTAAAGGTTGGGTTGAAGTAACCTGCGATGTTACAAATGAGTTGTTTAAATACCCTATAGAAACATCTATAGATTTAATTGTGAATTTTGGTGATGAGTTTAATGATGAAAATGAGGAATTGTTAATATTGCCTTATGCTGAACACAAAATGAATGTGGCACAATATATTTATGAAGCAATTATATTGGGATTACCTTTGAGGAAAATTCATCCTGGTGTAAATGATGGAACTTTACATTCAGTAGTGTTAGATAAATTAAAAGAATTAGAGATAAAAGAAGAAAAAGAGACTGAAAATAAAAAAATAGATCCTAGATGGGATAAATTAAAAGATATATTAATAGACAAAAATACAAGTAATGGCACATCCTAA
- a CDS encoding zinc metallopeptidase, which produces MIGFYVIIGVISLVSWLVSQKLKSKFNYYSKIRLQNGLSGREIAEKMLRDNGISDVKVISVAGRLTDHYNPVNKTVNLSESVYNERNASAAAVASHEVGHAVQHAKAYQWLQLRSKLVPAVNISSKFSQWLVIGGLILGAASGNSGIGFSLAIVGLGMMALATIFSFITLPVEYDASNRALAWLKTNNMLTNAEQDGAKDALKWAARTYLVAALGSLAMLLYWGIKILGSRN; this is translated from the coding sequence ATGATTGGTTTTTACGTTATAATTGGAGTTATTTCACTTGTTAGCTGGCTAGTAAGTCAAAAACTAAAAAGTAAATTTAATTATTATTCCAAAATTAGGTTACAAAATGGTTTAAGCGGTAGAGAAATTGCAGAAAAAATGCTCCGAGATAATGGTATTTCTGATGTGAAAGTAATTTCTGTTGCTGGAAGATTAACAGACCATTACAACCCTGTAAACAAAACTGTAAACTTGAGTGAATCTGTATATAATGAACGTAATGCCTCTGCTGCCGCAGTTGCATCTCACGAAGTTGGGCATGCCGTTCAACATGCCAAGGCCTACCAGTGGCTTCAGCTAAGATCAAAATTAGTGCCTGCTGTAAATATTTCATCAAAATTTTCACAGTGGTTGGTTATTGGTGGTTTAATTTTAGGAGCTGCATCTGGGAATAGTGGTATTGGTTTTTCGCTTGCTATTGTAGGTTTAGGAATGATGGCTCTTGCAACTATTTTCAGTTTTATCACACTACCTGTTGAATATGATGCAAGTAATAGAGCTTTGGCTTGGCTAAAAACAAATAATATGTTAACAAACGCTGAACAAGATGGCGCTAAGGATGCTTTAAAATGGGCTGCAAGAACCTATTTAGTAGCTGCTTTGGGATCTTTAGCTATGTTATTGTATTGGGGTATTAAAATACTTGGATCTAGAAATTAA
- a CDS encoding beta-ketoacyl-ACP synthase III yields the protein MTKITAAITAVGKYVPEDILTNKMLEKLVDTNDDWITTRTGIKERRILKGEGKGTSYMAIRAAKDLIKKKNLDPKEIDLVIVSTATPDMQAAATAVYTATQIGATNAFGFDLEAACSSFLYGMSVASSYIESGRYKKILLIGADKCSSMIDYTDRATCIIFGDGAGAVLFEPNEEGLGLQDEYLRGDGDGRNFLRVKTGGSMYPTTKEAIDNKENFVRQDGKTVFKNAVFNMADVTAKILERNKLTNNDVTWLAAHQANKRIIEATANRINLDASKVMMNIQKYGNTTSATLPLLLADYEQQLKKGDTIIFAAFGGGFTWGAIYFKWAYN from the coding sequence ATGACAAAAATTACCGCTGCAATTACCGCCGTTGGGAAATATGTTCCTGAGGATATTTTAACAAATAAAATGTTAGAAAAATTAGTTGATACTAATGATGATTGGATTACTACCAGAACGGGAATAAAAGAACGAAGAATATTAAAAGGAGAAGGGAAAGGAACTTCATATATGGCTATTAGAGCTGCAAAAGACTTAATTAAAAAGAAAAATTTAGATCCAAAAGAAATAGATTTGGTAATTGTTTCAACGGCAACACCTGATATGCAAGCTGCTGCAACAGCAGTTTATACAGCAACTCAAATTGGTGCTACAAATGCATTTGGATTCGATTTAGAAGCGGCTTGTTCAAGTTTCTTATATGGAATGTCAGTAGCTTCAAGTTATATAGAATCTGGGAGATATAAAAAAATACTACTTATTGGCGCTGATAAATGCTCTTCAATGATTGATTATACTGATAGAGCAACGTGTATTATCTTTGGAGATGGTGCAGGCGCTGTATTATTTGAACCTAATGAAGAAGGTTTGGGTTTACAAGATGAATATTTACGTGGTGATGGAGATGGAAGGAATTTTCTAAGAGTAAAAACAGGCGGATCTATGTATCCAACTACGAAAGAAGCTATAGATAATAAAGAAAATTTTGTTCGTCAAGATGGTAAAACTGTTTTTAAAAATGCAGTATTTAATATGGCAGATGTTACCGCTAAAATATTAGAGCGAAATAAGTTAACAAATAATGATGTTACTTGGCTTGCGGCACACCAAGCCAACAAAAGAATTATTGAGGCAACAGCAAATAGAATTAATTTAGATGCTTCGAAAGTGATGATGAATATCCAAAAATATGGAAATACAACATCAGCAACGTTACCATTACTTTTGGCCGATTATGAACAACAACTTAAAAAAGGAGATACTATAATTTTTGCTGCTTTTGGAGGTGGTTTCACTTGGGGAGCTATCTATTTTAAATGGGCATATAATTAG
- the accB gene encoding acetyl-CoA carboxylase biotin carboxyl carrier protein, translating into MDLKEIQNLIKFVAKSGASEVKLEMEDIKITIKTGTEKSETTTIVQQAPLAPQVPVAVPTTPVDTTGVKATDKVDESSKYIEITSPIIGTFYRRPSPDKPVFVEVGDTVNPESIVCIIEAMKLFNEIESEVSGKIVKVLVEDGTPVEFGQPLYLVDPS; encoded by the coding sequence ATGGATTTAAAAGAAATTCAAAATCTAATTAAATTTGTAGCCAAATCTGGCGCAAGTGAAGTAAAATTAGAAATGGAAGATATTAAAATAACCATTAAAACTGGGACAGAAAAATCAGAAACTACTACAATAGTTCAGCAAGCTCCGTTAGCACCACAGGTTCCTGTTGCTGTTCCAACAACTCCAGTAGATACAACAGGGGTTAAAGCTACTGATAAGGTTGATGAATCTTCAAAATATATTGAAATCACTTCACCTATAATAGGAACTTTTTATAGAAGACCTTCACCTGATAAACCTGTATTTGTTGAAGTAGGAGATACAGTTAACCCAGAGTCAATTGTTTGTATTATTGAAGCCATGAAACTATTTAATGAAATTGAATCTGAAGTGTCAGGAAAAATAGTTAAAGTCTTGGTTGAAGACGGTACACCAGTTGAATTTGGACAGCCATTGTATTTAGTAGATCCATCATAA
- the rpmF gene encoding 50S ribosomal protein L32 yields MAHPKRKISKTRRDKRRTHYKAVTPQIAIDPTTGEAHLYHRAHWHEGKLYYRGQIVIDSEEIQA; encoded by the coding sequence ATGGCACATCCTAAAAGAAAAATATCAAAAACAAGAAGAGATAAAAGAAGAACTCACTATAAAGCAGTTACACCTCAAATAGCTATTGACCCAACTACGGGTGAAGCACACCTATACCATAGAGCTCATTGGCACGAAGGCAAATTGTATTACAGAGGACAAATTGTAATAGATTCAGAAGAAATTCAAGCTTAA
- a CDS encoding Lrp/AsnC ligand binding domain-containing protein: MKEKELHIDGIDKIILKNLMEDARTPILGIAREIGISGAAVHQRLRKLETSGLIDGSKFIINPKVLGYKTLAFVGIFLDAASKYSLAIKRLKEIPEVIESHYTTGNYAIFIKILCKDNEHLMKLLNQEIQSIKGVARTETFISLDQQIDRQIKL, encoded by the coding sequence ATGAAAGAAAAAGAGTTACATATTGATGGTATTGATAAAATTATTTTAAAGAATTTGATGGAAGATGCTAGAACTCCAATTTTAGGGATTGCTCGTGAAATAGGAATTTCTGGAGCCGCAGTTCATCAAAGATTACGTAAATTAGAGACATCAGGATTAATAGATGGTTCAAAGTTTATAATTAACCCAAAAGTTTTAGGATACAAAACACTAGCTTTTGTAGGTATTTTTTTAGACGCTGCAAGTAAATATTCCTTAGCGATAAAAAGACTAAAAGAAATTCCGGAAGTAATAGAGAGTCATTATACAACAGGTAATTACGCTATATTTATTAAAATTCTATGCAAAGATAATGAGCATTTAATGAAACTGCTTAATCAAGAAATACAATCTATTAAAGGAGTTGCTAGAACAGAAACGTTTATCTCTTTAGATCAACAAATAGATCGGCAAATAAAATTATAA